Proteins encoded in a region of the Mucispirillum schaedleri ASF457 genome:
- the rplO gene encoding 50S ribosomal protein L15, which produces MQLNDLRPGHGANKERKRRGRGTGSGQGTTGGRGNKGQNARKSGQVRGGFEGGQMPLLRRIPKRGFNNTQFATVYEIVNLADIEERFEAGEVVNAENLKSRRLVHCNEDGIKILGNGELTKKLTFEVDKVSKSAEEKIKKAGGEIKLIEKVKYTAKKDK; this is translated from the coding sequence ATGCAACTTAATGACCTTAGACCAGGACATGGTGCTAACAAAGAAAGAAAACGCAGAGGCAGAGGAACAGGCAGCGGTCAGGGAACTACTGGCGGACGCGGTAACAAGGGACAGAATGCTAGAAAAAGCGGGCAGGTTCGCGGGGGATTTGAAGGCGGTCAAATGCCATTACTTCGCCGTATTCCAAAAAGAGGCTTTAACAATACTCAATTTGCTACAGTTTATGAAATAGTTAATTTAGCAGATATTGAAGAAAGATTTGAAGCAGGCGAAGTAGTTAATGCTGAAAATTTAAAATCAAGAAGATTAGTTCACTGCAATGAAGACGGCATCAAAATATTAGGCAATGGCGAATTAACTAAAAAATTAACTTTTGAAGTTGATAAAGTTTCAAAATCTGCAGAAGAAAAAATCAAAAAAGCAGGCGGCGAAATCAAGTTAATTGAAAAAGTAAAATATACTGCTAAAAAAGACAAATAA
- a CDS encoding PD-(D/E)XK nuclease family protein, whose protein sequence is MSEYSLKEQIRDLLSSYDFKRLTHKKDDVNIFKILNICEKEKIHSNFLAWLFSPYESHELNNIALKELLIQLSKKEAEYISLLLLDYSDLEVYREYTIDNGRRIDILMESKNNKVIFIIENKIWSGEGDNQLEDYKNYIDEKYSDYNRIFLFLTPEKERKEKYKGYIHITYSMIYSVLNCVLQENQIKFEIGVIIRQYEEIIGRYIMGSIDKEMIDLCRKLYVAHKEALDKILQYGLPEYYYTYLISEILERDSIYGCEIVRKYLDKHYIIIIPICSDDIKDKLICGANSDRDNYILTISIEPKKEYTDLYLQVTFPDINNNEIQQTNYKKIINAVERIGFKNKWRNNKGNWYNIMEERIINSQQAVNVELQKKIKSLTDKFNDIINCFNE, encoded by the coding sequence ATGAGCGAATACAGCTTAAAAGAACAAATAAGAGATTTGTTATCATCTTATGATTTTAAAAGACTAACACATAAAAAAGATGATGTTAATATTTTTAAAATATTAAATATATGTGAGAAAGAAAAAATTCATTCAAATTTTTTGGCTTGGCTTTTTAGTCCTTATGAAAGTCATGAGCTTAATAATATAGCATTAAAAGAATTGCTTATACAGCTTTCAAAAAAAGAAGCAGAGTATATAAGCCTGCTTTTACTAGATTATTCTGATTTAGAAGTATATAGAGAATATACAATAGATAACGGCAGAAGAATAGATATTTTAATGGAAAGTAAAAATAATAAAGTAATTTTTATTATTGAAAATAAAATATGGAGTGGAGAAGGTGATAATCAGTTAGAAGATTATAAAAATTATATAGATGAAAAATATAGTGATTATAACAGGATATTTTTATTTCTTACTCCAGAAAAAGAAAGAAAAGAAAAATATAAAGGATATATTCATATAACATATAGTATGATTTATAGTGTTCTAAATTGTGTATTACAGGAAAATCAAATTAAATTTGAGATAGGTGTAATTATAAGACAATATGAAGAAATAATAGGGAGATATATTATGGGCAGTATAGATAAAGAAATGATAGATTTATGCAGAAAATTATATGTGGCGCATAAAGAAGCATTAGATAAAATACTACAGTATGGCTTGCCAGAATATTATTATACATATTTGATTTCTGAAATATTAGAAAGAGATAGTATATATGGATGTGAAATAGTTAGGAAGTATTTAGATAAGCACTATATAATTATAATTCCAATATGTAGTGATGATATAAAAGATAAGCTAATATGTGGTGCAAATAGTGACAGAGATAATTATATACTTACAATATCAATTGAACCAAAAAAAGAATATACTGATTTATATCTACAAGTTACATTTCCAGATATAAATAATAATGAAATCCAACAAACAAATTATAAAAAAATAATTAATGCTGTAGAAAGAATTGGATTTAAGAATAAATGGAGAAATAATAAAGGTAATTGGTATAATATTATGGAAGAGCGTATCATTAATAGCCAACAAGCAGTAAATGTAGAACTTCAAAAAAAAATAAAATCTCTAACAGATAAATTTAATGATATAATAAACTGTTTTAATGAATAA
- the secY gene encoding preprotein translocase subunit SecY gives MFKKIEEIFSIPELRKRILMTLMLLAVFRIGAHVPTPGVNGHALSQFFQNAGNSLLGFFDMFTGGALEKLTVFAMGVMPYISASIIMELLAVVIPTLAELKKRGSEGRAKITKYTRYLTVVVAVIQGLAISIGIENMRAPDGSPIVFMDGWQFRFIATLTLTTGTMFLVWLGEKITSYGVGNGMSLIIMAGIISSFPGAVINTYSLMETGTIQIIPLIIAAAIMVGAFIAIVFMETSQRRLPIQYVRKGNAGGTVNAGNSYLPLRLNPAGVIPIIFASTLITLPATLATFMPQDPLVQKTNFFFSPEYPVYYVLELILIVFFTYFYTSIIFNPTDIADNINKSGGVMPGKRPGIETANYIDYVLTRLTFVGAIYLAVVSVMPQLFIRAFGLPFYFGGTSLLIVVGVGLDVIQKIESHLLTHNYDGFLKKGRIRGRNWS, from the coding sequence ATGTTTAAGAAAATTGAGGAAATATTTTCTATTCCAGAATTAAGAAAGCGTATTTTAATGACCTTAATGCTTCTAGCAGTGTTTCGTATAGGTGCACATGTGCCTACTCCCGGTGTTAATGGTCATGCATTATCTCAATTTTTTCAAAATGCAGGTAACAGTTTACTAGGTTTCTTTGATATGTTTACAGGTGGTGCATTAGAAAAACTTACAGTTTTTGCAATGGGTGTTATGCCTTACATTTCAGCATCAATCATTATGGAACTTTTAGCTGTTGTTATTCCTACTCTTGCTGAGCTTAAAAAGAGAGGCAGCGAGGGCAGGGCTAAAATAACAAAATATACAAGATATTTAACAGTTGTTGTTGCAGTTATTCAAGGTCTTGCAATATCAATAGGTATTGAAAATATGAGAGCACCAGATGGCTCACCAATTGTTTTTATGGATGGCTGGCAGTTTAGATTTATTGCAACATTAACTCTTACAACTGGCACTATGTTTTTAGTATGGCTTGGTGAAAAAATAACATCTTATGGTGTTGGTAATGGTATGTCATTAATCATTATGGCAGGTATTATATCATCATTTCCTGGTGCAGTTATAAATACTTATTCATTAATGGAAACTGGCACAATTCAAATTATTCCATTAATTATAGCTGCTGCAATTATGGTTGGTGCTTTTATAGCTATTGTATTTATGGAGACTTCCCAAAGAAGACTGCCTATTCAATATGTTCGTAAAGGTAATGCTGGCGGCACTGTTAATGCAGGCAATTCTTATTTGCCATTAAGGCTAAACCCAGCAGGTGTTATTCCTATAATCTTTGCTTCTACATTAATCACACTTCCTGCTACACTTGCAACATTTATGCCGCAGGACCCACTGGTGCAAAAAACTAACTTTTTCTTTTCGCCAGAATATCCAGTATATTATGTATTAGAATTAATTTTAATTGTATTCTTTACATATTTTTATACATCAATTATCTTCAATCCAACAGATATTGCAGATAATATTAATAAATCAGGAGGTGTAATGCCGGGCAAACGCCCTGGTATTGAAACAGCTAACTATATAGACTATGTGCTTACACGCCTTACATTTGTAGGTGCAATATATTTAGCAGTAGTTTCTGTTATGCCGCAGTTATTTATTAGAGCATTTGGACTTCCTTTCTATTTTGGCGGAACAAGTCTTTTAATTGTAGTGGGTGTTGGTCTTGATGTTATTCAAAAGATAGAATCTCACTTACTTACTCATAACTATGACGGCTTTCTTAAAAAAGGCCGCATTAGAGGGAGAAATTGGTCATGA
- a CDS encoding adenylate kinase, producing the protein MKNIVFLGAPGAGKGTQSEFIIKKYGIIQISTGDMLRAAVKAGSPLGKVAKEYMDNGKLVTDEIIIGLMKERLAQPDCKNGFILDGFPRTLAQAKSLDIMLQEDMKTEITHIISLEVPDEYIVERITGRRTSPVTGKIYHVKYNPPAVEGMAEDGKTPLIQRDDDKEETVKKRLEVFHEQADALKSYYKSTGKLFIVDGTKAPDTVFAEIEEILK; encoded by the coding sequence ATGAAAAACATTGTATTTTTAGGTGCACCTGGTGCAGGCAAAGGAACACAGTCTGAGTTTATTATTAAGAAGTATGGTATCATACAAATCTCTACTGGTGATATGTTAAGAGCAGCTGTTAAAGCAGGCTCACCACTTGGAAAAGTTGCAAAAGAGTATATGGATAATGGTAAACTTGTAACTGATGAAATCATTATAGGCTTAATGAAAGAAAGGCTTGCTCAGCCTGACTGCAAAAATGGATTTATATTAGATGGTTTTCCAAGAACATTAGCTCAGGCGAAAAGTTTAGATATTATGCTTCAAGAAGATATGAAAACAGAAATTACTCATATTATAAGTCTTGAAGTGCCTGATGAATATATAGTAGAAAGAATTACTGGCAGAAGAACAAGCCCTGTTACTGGTAAAATATACCATGTTAAATATAACCCACCTGCTGTTGAGGGAATGGCAGAAGATGGTAAAACACCGCTTATACAAAGAGATGATGATAAAGAAGAAACTGTTAAAAAACGCTTAGAAGTTTTCCACGAACAGGCTGATGCTTTAAAATCATACTATAAATCAACTGGTAAATTATTTATAGTTGACGGCACAAAAGCACCTGATACAGTATTTGCTGAAATAGAGGAAATACTTAAATAA
- the map gene encoding type I methionyl aminopeptidase, producing MVVLYSKSEIEKIKEASLVVKEVFKQLKSYIKPGISTKDVDKLVEDVIYSMSAIPSSKGYYGFPGSCCTSVNNVVVHGIPDDNTILKDGDIISVDVVANKNGFHSDACRTFPVGNISAEAECLIKVTKEAFFKGIEFAKVGNRISDISHAIQTHVEAAGFGVVREYQGHGVGRNMHEEPSIPNYGRPNRGFRLKSGAVLAIEPMVTYGNYSIKVLADKWTAVTVDNSIAAHYENTVVVTNDKPLILTIEDEA from the coding sequence ATGGTTGTTTTATACTCTAAAAGTGAGATAGAAAAAATAAAAGAGGCTTCTTTAGTTGTTAAAGAAGTCTTTAAACAGTTAAAAAGTTACATTAAGCCGGGAATTTCAACAAAAGATGTTGACAAACTGGTAGAAGATGTTATATACTCAATGTCCGCCATACCATCAAGCAAAGGTTATTATGGTTTTCCGGGTTCATGCTGCACATCTGTTAATAATGTTGTAGTGCATGGAATACCAGATGATAACACTATACTGAAAGATGGCGACATTATAAGTGTTGATGTGGTAGCCAATAAAAACGGCTTTCACAGTGATGCTTGCAGAACATTCCCTGTTGGGAATATTAGTGCGGAAGCAGAGTGTCTTATAAAAGTTACAAAAGAGGCTTTTTTTAAAGGCATAGAGTTTGCAAAAGTGGGAAACAGAATTTCTGATATTTCTCACGCTATCCAAACCCATGTTGAAGCGGCTGGTTTTGGTGTTGTTAGAGAATACCAAGGGCATGGAGTTGGAAGAAATATGCATGAAGAACCATCTATTCCAAACTATGGCAGGCCAAACCGTGGTTTTAGATTAAAGTCTGGTGCGGTATTGGCAATTGAGCCAATGGTTACTTATGGTAACTATTCCATTAAAGTGTTAGCAGATAAATGGACAGCAGTTACTGTGGATAATTCTATTGCAGCTCACTATGAGAATACAGTGGTAGTTACAAATGATAAACCGCTTATTCTAACAATTGAAGATGAAGCCTAA
- the infA gene encoding translation initiation factor IF-1, with the protein MSKKDDVIETSGIVAEALPNAQFKVTLENQHTILAHLSGKMRMNFIRILPGDKVTVELSPYDLTKGRITYRQK; encoded by the coding sequence ATGAGTAAAAAAGATGACGTTATTGAAACATCAGGCATAGTAGCAGAGGCACTGCCAAATGCTCAGTTTAAAGTTACTCTTGAAAATCAACATACCATACTTGCCCATTTATCAGGCAAGATGAGAATGAACTTCATCAGAATCTTACCTGGTGATAAAGTAACTGTTGAACTTTCACCTTATGATTTGACGAAGGGCAGAATAACATATCGGCAGAAATAA
- the rpmJ gene encoding 50S ribosomal protein L36: MKVRASVKPICSKCKIVKRKGVIRIICENPRHKQRQG, encoded by the coding sequence ATGAAAGTAAGAGCTAGCGTTAAACCGATTTGCAGCAAATGCAAGATTGTGAAAAGGAAAGGGGTAATCAGAATAATCTGTGAAAATCCCCGCCACAAACAGAGACAAGGCTAA
- the rpsM gene encoding 30S ribosomal protein S13 has translation MARVAGVDIPNNKKVEIGLTYIYGVGRRTARKLIEETGIDSNKRVAELTEQEISSIRKLLEENYKVEGDLRKEIGLAIKRLMEINCYRGWRHKMGLPVRGQKTRSNARTRRGLAGKRGIKRK, from the coding sequence GTGGCGCGAGTAGCCGGAGTTGACATTCCAAATAACAAGAAAGTAGAAATCGGTCTTACCTACATTTATGGAGTAGGTAGAAGAACAGCCCGCAAACTTATCGAAGAAACAGGTATCGATAGCAACAAGAGAGTGGCTGAGTTAACAGAGCAGGAAATTTCCTCAATCAGAAAATTATTAGAGGAAAACTATAAGGTGGAAGGTGATTTACGCAAAGAAATCGGCCTTGCTATCAAACGCCTTATGGAAATAAACTGTTACCGCGGCTGGAGACATAAAATGGGTCTTCCAGTTAGAGGGCAAAAAACTCGTTCTAATGCAAGAACTCGTCGTGGTCTTGCTGGTAAACGCGGTATAAAAAGGAAGTAA
- the rpsK gene encoding 30S ribosomal protein S11 → MAGPRKSGKKEKKSVPRGIAHINSTFNNTHVAFTDVKGNVVCWATGGTENFKNSRKSTPFAAQLAAENAAKKAVDFGMREVEVSIKGPGSGRESAIRAIQAAGIKITVIRDITPVPHNGCRPIKKRRV, encoded by the coding sequence ATGGCAGGTCCTAGAAAATCAGGTAAAAAAGAGAAAAAGAGCGTCCCAAGGGGTATAGCTCATATTAATTCTACATTTAACAACACTCATGTTGCTTTTACTGATGTAAAAGGTAATGTAGTATGCTGGGCAACTGGCGGAACAGAAAATTTTAAAAACTCAAGGAAATCCACTCCTTTTGCTGCTCAACTTGCAGCTGAAAATGCAGCTAAAAAAGCTGTTGATTTCGGTATGAGAGAAGTTGAAGTTAGTATTAAAGGTCCGGGTTCTGGTAGAGAAAGTGCTATTAGAGCAATTCAAGCAGCTGGAATCAAGATTACTGTTATTAGAGACATTACACCCGTTCCACATAACGGATGCCGTCCTATTAAGAAAAGAAGAGTTTAG
- the rpsD gene encoding 30S ribosomal protein S4, which yields MARYTGANCKLCRRENMKLFLKGERCYKDKCAFERKEYAPGQHGKMHKKLSDYGVQLREKQKAKRIYGVLESQFRRYFEKASSVEGITGEILLQFLERRLDNVVYRAGFASSRKEARQMVKHEHFTVNGKKVSIPSFLVKSGMVVEVKEKSRNHARIIESLDTAVGRGIPEWITLDKQNFKAEINRLPERTDIAYDIQESLIVELYSK from the coding sequence TTGGCTAGATATACAGGTGCAAACTGCAAACTATGCAGACGCGAAAATATGAAGCTTTTTCTTAAAGGTGAGCGTTGTTACAAAGACAAATGTGCTTTTGAAAGAAAAGAATACGCACCAGGTCAACATGGCAAAATGCATAAAAAATTAAGCGACTATGGTGTTCAGCTTCGTGAAAAACAAAAAGCAAAAAGAATTTACGGCGTATTAGAATCTCAATTCCGCAGATATTTTGAGAAAGCGTCTTCTGTTGAAGGCATTACAGGTGAAATTTTACTTCAATTTTTAGAACGCCGTCTTGATAATGTTGTTTACAGAGCAGGTTTTGCTTCAAGCCGTAAAGAAGCTCGTCAGATGGTAAAACATGAACATTTTACTGTAAATGGCAAAAAAGTAAGTATTCCATCATTCTTAGTTAAATCTGGAATGGTAGTAGAAGTTAAAGAAAAAAGCAGAAACCATGCAAGAATAATTGAATCTCTTGATACTGCTGTAGGTAGAGGAATTCCAGAATGGATAACTCTAGATAAGCAAAACTTTAAAGCAGAAATTAACCGTCTGCCAGAAAGAACTGATATCGCTTACGATATTCAGGAATCGCTCATCGTAGAGCTCTACTCTAAATAA
- a CDS encoding DNA-directed RNA polymerase subunit alpha, producing the protein MIMMNFRNLIKPKSIEPVGQISSTSGKFIIEPYEKGFGTTIGNALRRVMLSSIEGTAVVGVRISGVTNEFSTIPGVIEDVVEILLNIKDLTLCSCIPEQTKVFIKKKGKGPVTAGDIQSDGTVEVLDPEQHILTISDDNLDLYMELIVERGIGYVPSGEFENKFNNEIDIMPVDAIFTPIKRVNYHVENARVGQSTDYDKLILEIDTDGSVRPEEAMAFAAKIVKDYMTQFINFEEKDEEEADVEENRGNSQILEMLDNSIEELELSVRAYNCLKNANIKTLHELCSKTDGEMLKTKNFGRKSLEEIKKVLSDLGLSLGMDLESLGYKKKDTEVE; encoded by the coding sequence ATGATAATGATGAATTTTAGGAATTTAATAAAACCTAAAAGTATTGAACCGGTTGGTCAGATTTCAAGCACTTCTGGCAAATTTATTATTGAGCCATATGAAAAAGGGTTTGGAACAACTATTGGTAACGCTTTAAGACGAGTTATGCTTTCTTCTATTGAAGGCACAGCCGTTGTTGGTGTGCGTATTTCCGGAGTTACAAATGAGTTTTCAACTATTCCAGGCGTCATTGAGGATGTAGTAGAGATTCTCTTAAATATTAAAGACCTTACATTATGTTCTTGTATACCAGAACAGACTAAGGTTTTTATTAAGAAAAAAGGCAAAGGTCCTGTTACTGCAGGAGATATCCAGAGCGACGGCACAGTAGAAGTGCTTGACCCAGAACAACATATTTTAACAATAAGCGATGATAACCTTGATTTATATATGGAGCTTATTGTAGAAAGAGGTATTGGATATGTTCCTAGCGGCGAATTTGAAAATAAATTCAATAACGAAATTGATATAATGCCTGTTGACGCTATATTTACTCCAATTAAAAGAGTAAATTATCATGTAGAAAATGCTCGTGTTGGGCAAAGTACTGATTATGATAAGCTGATATTAGAAATTGATACTGATGGTTCTGTTAGACCAGAAGAAGCAATGGCTTTTGCAGCAAAAATAGTTAAAGACTACATGACTCAGTTTATAAACTTTGAAGAAAAAGATGAAGAAGAGGCAGATGTTGAAGAGAACAGAGGAAACAGCCAGATTCTTGAAATGCTTGATAACAGTATTGAAGAATTAGAGCTTTCTGTTCGTGCATATAACTGTCTTAAAAATGCTAATATTAAAACTCTCCATGAGCTGTGCAGCAAAACTGATGGTGAAATGCTGAAAACTAAAAACTTTGGCAGAAAATCACTGGAAGAAATTAAAAAAGTTCTTTCTGACTTAGGTTTAAGCCTTGGTATGGATTTAGAGAGTTTAGGCTATAAGAAAAAGGATACTGAGGTTGAATAA
- the rplQ gene encoding 50S ribosomal protein L17, which translates to MRHNVVNNKFRMKTSHRIATFRNMTVSLIENGKIETTLDKAKVLRGVVEPLITLAKKGDVPARRLALKKLPHAVSVRKLFHEIAPVFKDRNGGYTRVLKTGRRQGDNAEMAIIEFVEEIKQ; encoded by the coding sequence ATGAGACACAATGTGGTTAATAACAAGTTTAGAATGAAGACATCTCACCGTATTGCTACTTTTCGTAATATGACAGTGTCTTTAATAGAAAATGGTAAAATTGAAACTACACTTGATAAAGCAAAAGTTTTAAGAGGTGTTGTGGAGCCATTAATCACTCTTGCTAAAAAAGGCGATGTTCCTGCAAGAAGATTAGCTCTTAAAAAACTCCCACATGCTGTAAGTGTTAGAAAACTTTTCCATGAAATTGCTCCTGTTTTCAAAGACAGAAATGGCGGATATACTAGAGTATTAAAAACTGGTCGTCGTCAGGGCGATAATGCTGAAATGGCAATAATTGAATTTGTAGAAGAAATCAAACAATAA
- the rplT gene encoding 50S ribosomal protein L20 — MPRAKGGYKTRRRRKNILALAKGFRGRRRTVYNIARPTVERALCYAYRDRRRKKRDMRRLWITRLSAAAKLNNTSYSKLMGNLKKAGIDLNRKVLSEMAINAPEAFTELVKSITK, encoded by the coding sequence GTGCCTAGAGCTAAAGGTGGTTATAAAACCAGAAGAAGAAGAAAAAACATACTTGCATTAGCAAAAGGATTCAGAGGCAGAAGAAGGACAGTTTATAATATTGCCCGCCCTACTGTTGAGAGAGCTTTATGCTATGCTTACAGAGACAGACGCAGGAAAAAAAGAGATATGAGAAGATTATGGATTACTCGTCTTTCTGCTGCTGCTAAATTAAACAATACTTCATACAGCAAACTTATGGGTAATCTGAAAAAAGCTGGTATAGATTTAAACCGTAAAGTTCTTTCAGAAATGGCTATAAATGCTCCTGAAGCTTTTACAGAATTAGTAAAAAGCATTACAAAATAA
- the rpmI gene encoding 50S ribosomal protein L35 — MAMHKVKTHKGAKKRFKISANGKLIFKKQGMRHIATGLSRKRKRQLKETGVITDTVAANMRRIMPYA, encoded by the coding sequence ATGGCTATGCACAAAGTGAAAACCCATAAGGGTGCAAAAAAACGCTTTAAAATTAGTGCTAATGGTAAGCTCATCTTCAAAAAACAAGGAATGAGACACATTGCTACTGGTTTAAGTAGAAAGCGTAAGCGTCAGTTAAAAGAAACAGGCGTTATCACTGACACAGTGGCTGCAAACATGCGCCGCATTATGCCTTATGCTTAA
- the infC gene encoding translation initiation factor IF-3, whose protein sequence is MYRLERFLRELFLLWRCIIPSVKDGDKERINDEITATEVRLIDDSGQALGILSLHEAISAAKDKGLDLVEVAANAKPPVCRIMDYSKYKFEKNKKEKEARKKQRQHQVDIKEIKFRPKIEEHDYNVKLKHIRRFLTDGDKVKIIIRYRGREIMFLDSGTELLNKISVDVEDLGTMEKKPEILGKQQMIIIAPKAAK, encoded by the coding sequence ATATATAGGCTAGAAAGGTTTTTAAGGGAATTATTTCTCTTATGGAGGTGTATCATACCGTCAGTTAAAGATGGAGACAAAGAAAGGATTAATGATGAGATAACTGCCACAGAAGTTCGTCTTATTGATGACAGTGGACAGGCTCTAGGTATCTTATCGTTACATGAAGCAATTAGTGCTGCTAAGGATAAAGGACTGGATTTAGTGGAAGTTGCTGCTAATGCAAAGCCGCCTGTATGTCGTATTATGGACTACAGCAAATACAAGTTTGAAAAAAACAAAAAAGAAAAAGAGGCTCGCAAAAAACAGCGTCAACATCAGGTTGATATTAAAGAAATTAAATTCCGCCCTAAAATTGAAGAGCATGATTATAATGTTAAATTAAAACATATAAGACGCTTTTTAACTGATGGTGATAAAGTCAAGATAATTATCCGCTATCGCGGCAGAGAAATAATGTTTCTTGACTCTGGCACCGAACTTTTAAATAAAATCTCAGTAGATGTAGAAGATTTAGGCACTATGGAGAAAAAACCTGAAATATTAGGCAAACAGCAGATGATAATTATTGCCCCAAAGGCAGCTAAATAA